ATGCAAGGAATTCGGCCGATGAGCGCCTGCTTTTCTCTCTGAAGTACCACCAGCTCGAGGGTGTCGTCCAGTTTAATTACAGAGTCATCGTCAGGGAGAATTGGGTTGATGTGTTGGTGAACACCGACAATATAAGGTATTAATTAGGATTTCCCttataaataaattaaagaaatggAAGAAGTAAATACTATAATTCTAATGTCAAgtaaaaaattatcaaataaaatttttgagtaattaaatattaatcaaaattaaagattatgttagacatgtcataaaatatttttataatggaaaatataaaataatatttgtacCATGCAAATCTTTATGATCAAATTTCATATttgtgtttctttcttttctattaGGTGTGATGTTATTCGACTAGTGAATGAAACTCTCCTAACTGAGCAAGGAGCAGGGCCAGCGGAAAAACACTTTCCTTCACGAATCTCTCTACAACTCACACCACTTCTCCAGACTGATGTGCTAAGCATATCGGTTAGCAAATCTTCTGAGAATCCAGTGAGGGAAATTGGCTTTGAAAATACTCTAGAAGGCTCAGTTGAAATTGAACCTCCTGCAACTCACGTGGGACTCAAGGCGACTAGTGGAGAGACCATGACCATGACCTTAAAGCCATGGAAATTCGAACAATCTGTCCATGGTAACACCGCAATGTTAAATTGGTTTCTTCATGACTGTGTGAATGGGAAAGAGGTATTCTCTTCAGAACCTTCAAAGAAGTCGTTGCTTTATCCTAAGGCATGGTTTAAAGACAGATACTCTAGTGCTTATCGACCTTTCACTCGGCAAGGTGGGGTGATTTTTGCCAAGGATGAGTATGGAGATGAAGTGTGGTGGAAAGTGGATAAAGGTGCTGTAGGAAAGACAATGAAGTGGGAGATAAGAGGGTGGGTCTGGTTAACGTATTGGCCTAATAAATATAAGACATTTTATAATGATACCAGGAGGTTGGAATTCAAAGAAAACCTTTATCTTACcctcatttagatacaaaagaatatattattaataataggGAAATTGGCAGCTTAATTTTCAATGTTGTGTTACAAAAAAATAAGATGttcgtttctttttttttttttctaaattaatggATGTCAAAATATTTCTTTCAAGGAAAGATATTGTTGTAAACATATTATCTACGCTACATAATTAATAACATTATGCAAGAGCGTCAACTTTAGCGCTTTCAGTATGGATAATTAGAGTAATCTATTTAAGACtagatgatttttcaagttaAAAATGGTTAGAAAATCAAACTTATGTATACGATTATTGTAACCGTAGCATCCAATTTATGCTCCCCTGATAGATTGATTTATAATTGATGTACCCAAGTAAAGATGTGAATTTTTGCCCTTGAAATTCATGAATAATCATACTTGTGTCATTTTTAGATATTGGTGTGCATATTTAAAACATGTATCAGCTCTGTATGGTGATGTtgcttataaaaacttgggacaataatatttttttaacttttttttgaTAATTGATTCTAATGGTTGATTTTCTTAAAAGGTTATGGCTATTTATGTTGATGGGGCCAAACTAGAAGAACATTGGTACCAATCATCCTATATATTTGTGGAATTATGAGCAACTAAACACTTAGGCATTTCAAAACATCAAAGAACAAGTCAAAACAAAGACAAAAAATATTATGATTTACttgtttatgaaaatattttcttgctCAAATATCTAGGTTGATAGATACTCCAAATTAGTGATTCACTATTTGTTGGGTGAGTTTCAAATTGCAAGTATCAATCACATAATTAAAAAGGTTAGTAGCCTAATAAAGTATCTTTTGTTTGCCTACCCTTTTGTTActaaatcaaaaaaagaaaaacttcAACAGTTATTGATAAAACCTTTTGACCTCATTTGGAActcagaaaatattaaaaaaaagatagaaaaatatgAAGGAGtccatattttcatgtttggttcttaagaaaagtgagaaagaaaataaaaaaaattgtatatcaaatatatgaaaaaaatctTAATTCTACATAtcattaatatataattttcttaacttagtcatattaaaataaaatttcatttttgatagtgtataatagagaaggaaaaatgagttttattcttatttttttcctttcattttttcaaataaaatctttaattcaaacaaaccatttgagtttagattttaaaataccatCCTTTTCCTCTTATGTTTTAACTGATTGATGCGTAAAAATGTTTTGTATGCTCTAATTGTGTCGGTGCTTGCTTACATTTTGAGATTTTATCACAtaatagacaaaaaaaaaaattattttacacaacTCATAGATTGTCTTAACATGATAAATATACAAGCATGCAGAACCTTAACACTTCTTGGATAAAAAGATTCACCTAGACTTTAGGCCTAGTTTGGAACTCtaaaaatattagagaaagaaaagaaaacttaataagaaatttaagaaagaaaatacaaaaaaatatcaaatatatggataaatttttattttttataatattttatataaaaataaaatataatgaaaaatgtgTTTCCTTGAAATAAAATTCTTGAAGGATCCTTAATGAAAAGTAAAAAttcatttgcaaaaaaaaaaaaaaaaaaaaaaatagtacagGCAGAAAAATAATAAGGGGCAAGTTTAGGTAACTATTAAACCAACCACGCGGAGGGGGTGTACATAAGCTTAACATCCTGCTCGGCACACCCGGCGCATGTTAGCCAATGGCAGTGGAAGTACGCTTGCGACTTGCGAGGGAGGGGTTGTGGGCAAACAAACCGGACTGAGAGTGAGAGGGGCGGACATTTCGAAGGCTCTGCTAACCAAACTCAACCATACATACTCCGTCGCCTCCATTGTTCTTCAGATCTCTCTATTGCactttctcctctctctcgctcccccctcccccccccccccccccccccccccccgggaaTTCCAATCGAATCGCTCATCGCTTCTCCTCCCTCCTCTCATGGAGTTCGCTGCAGTTCTTCGTCCTTTCCACTgtaagcctctctctctctctctctctctctctctctccaaatttGGTTGCTCTGTTTGCGTTTATGAACCCTAGTTCGATCGAGATTTGCATTTATGGTGAATTGTGTGGGTTTTATTATTATGCTTCTCGTCTGGAAtttatgcttgatattgaatgtgcCGTCAGCCGTGCCATTGTTGTCTGCTATTTGCGTGCAGACAGGCGGAAATACAGAAGTTTATTTGCGTTACTATGAAATTGGCTAGGTACTGAAACTAGACTCTTGGATCCACTGTGATCTGCTCTCGATCCGTCTCCCGAGCTGTGCAAACCTATAAGCACGCCTAATTGGTGCGGCACATTCTCTTGAGTTAATTGAAATTGTCAGCACAAAATCGACTGAATTTTAGTGACTAATTAACCAGACATTGTTTCGGGCTAAACATGACTACATGAGTGCTTAAACGATTGGATAAAGCCCTTGATCGATGCCATTTGCTTTTGGCGTCAGTATTaattgctgaaaatgaaagtgatAAGCAGATCAATTTGTAGACTACTCAAATAAAGGCTAAGAATCTGCAATAATGTCAAAATGAATTGCACCTATTTATCATGCATCCATGAGAATTTCTGTTTAATATGTTAAAACCTTCTTACCACAGACTATTGGAATACACATGCCACATAGAATAGCTAAAATGTGTAGCTTTCTCTGTCTTCCTACAGCATAAACTTTTGGTGCAATAAGTATGGGTTTTTCTAACAGGCTGCAATTAGATCGAAATCTTTCACTTTCCTGGGAATTCAAGCAGTCTAGTGCACTTCTAGGAATTTGTAGAATATTCTATCGACCCATAAAGTGCATTTTGTGAGGATTATGAACTTTTCAATGAGTCTCCCCGTATTGCTGTCATCTTGTGGTCTTTTCCTGTAATTTTATGCATTCTTTGAAAATTGCACTAATTGTGAAATGGTTTCTATTAGCACCATGCATGCACTGATCATGTTGTGTTATATTTTTGAATTCCTTTCCTGCATTTCCCATATTTTTTCTTCACGTGTGGTAAAACTGCATAACTTTAATCAAGATTTGGATACTCATTTGGCACTGCTGAATTGCAGATTCCACAGGCACTCTGTCACATATGCGTTTCTTACTTGAGAAACCTGGCCTGGTTCCTATGTATAATGCTGCACCACAAACTTTGAGGCAATCATGCGTCCAAAGATTGACAATTGGTGGGAAGCTTGTTTCTTCTCCAATAGCACGGAAAGAAACATTAATTTCATGTGTAAAGACATCTGAAACTGCTGTAACAGCTAAGTCCAATGGTGAGTTTATTTATCTTTAGAATTAcgaaattcttttcttcttttgggCCAAGGAATGCTCTTAGGTCTTGCTGTATTTATATTTTGAGCACTGTGGTATTTGGTCTTccattttgctttctttttttggTAGACATGCAGTAAAAAATGTCTTTTTCTAGTTGCATTTTGAGTTATTTGAATGATGCAtgcttttgttttttattttttaatttcattatGTTCAAATTGAATACAGTATATGGGATCACTCGCAATTGATAACTGAATATAAGTTCGAAATGATAAATAGCAGATTTGTACTAAAGAACCTGTGTCTTCCAAAAAAAGGACACTCAGAATGCATCAACTCTAGTGGGTTTAAAATCTAAATTGTGTCAAATTCAAcctacataattttttttataacaattGTAAATTGATGCACTACCCGTGGGACACCTACTGCAATAACATCAGCCATGGGTATTTACTCAATTATGTGTTTGATCCCACGAGGAATCAACCCCAAGATGTTTGAGTTGATGGCTGGTCCCAAGCTTGCTGGTACTGCTGGGCTATTATGTGAGAGTAATTTTACTTATGCGTAAGAaggaaacaaaaaaacaaaatacatcTGGAGTGCCTCAAATCTAAATTGTGAAATTGTttaaaatgaatttctttttattgGTAATCATTCTTAAAAATGAATGCATTTGTGAGAAGCATAAGGTAGCTCCAATTGGGAACATGATGACGAAAAATCATTTACAGTGGTTTTGTTTGGTGCAATGAAGACCAAAGACTATGCCCGTAAAGAGGAGCAATTTGATTGAAGTTGGTGTTGTAGGAatagaagaagaaggaggagaaggaggaggaggtcACACATGAGCCACTAGGATACATTTATTTACGAACAAATAAAGACACATTTATTTACATACATATCTTTTAgctccttttttatttattttggttgCTAATGTGTTGAGTAGGATGATTGAGAGGCCCATAGTTAGGGGTAATTTTCAGGGTGTTGCTGTGGATATAGATGGTGCGATTGTgtctcatttgaatttcaaattcgAAAAATACAAGAAATTGATTTCAACCAACAGTTCATAGAATAcactaaaatatatataaaaaaaaatacatatgaaCCCCTAAGGTTACATATATTTACAAACAAATAAAGACACATTAATTTACAAACACATCTTTTAtctcctttttaaaatttattttggtTGCTAATGTGTTCAGTAGGATGATTGAGAGGGCCATAGAGAGGGTCATGTTCAGGGTGTTGCTGTGGATAGAAATGGTGTGATTGTGTCTCATTTGCAGTTTGCTGATTACTCGATTCTCTTCTTGTTGGATGATAGGAGCTCTTTTTGTAATATTCTCACTCTTGTACAAGCCTTCAGTTAGTTTTCAGGCTTAAGATTAATTTAAGTAAGTGTGGTCTTGCTGTAATTAATTTGAGGCCTGAGGTGTCTTCTAGTTTGGTTTCTTTTGTGGGGTGAGCGATTTTGTAGTTGCCTTTGACCTATCTAGAAGACCCTTTAGGAGGGAACCCTCAATCTGATAGGTTTTGGGATCTGGTGATCATTGAGATGGCTATAGCCTATATGTCCAGATGGGTGGAAGGATGTGTTCTTTTCTTTAGGGGGTCGCATTACGTCAATTTTGATGTGCCTCTCATTGatctctttgtatttttttttttttaattcttcgTTTAGGATCGTGTTGGGAGTGGCTTATAAGCTAGAGAGGATTATATGTGGGATTTTCTCGGTCAGGGGTGTGTGAAAAGAGGAATCACCTTGGGAAATTAGTTCAAAGGTCCAGGGAGGAGGGTGGGTCATGGCAATTTGGTATTGAAAAACATGGCTTTGGTGAGTAAATGGTTATGGCGATTCCCTTTGGAAACTAATTTTCTTTGATATAGGGTTATTAAAGTTAATTTGGTTGCAGGATGGGATGCCAATACTATAGCTAGAATTTCACATCTAGGCCATCTAGGCCCTTGAAAATTCATCTCTCAAGCACTTCTTTGTTCTTCACTTGTATCAAATATAATGTGGGAGATGGGTGTAGAGTTCAGTTTTGGAAGGATATTCAGACCAGGGATGTTTGCTTTTCTGTTTCCTTCCCCTTCTTTTTCCATTTTTCGTTGCATTTTGATGCTCCCAGCTTGTCTTGTTGTTTTGGATAGCTCTGAGAGTTCATGGGATTTTCACTTCCATTGCAATCTTAATTATCAGGGGAGGTTGAAGATCTTTCATCTCTCTTGAGGTTGTTAGGTTCTTTGCATCGTTTTCATCATGGGGATgttaggattttgtgtttggaTAATTCACGCGTGTTCTCTTGTGAATCATTCCATGTTCGCTAAATATGTATTTTCATTCTTATCCTCTTGCCAATAGATTGCTGTGATCTAAAATCCCTTCAAAGGTAAAGGCTTTTGTGGGGGTTGCTATTCTCAACCGGGCTAGCACCAATGGTATGCTATATGTTCGAAGACCATACATGGCTTTATCCCTAGATGTTTATGTAATGTGTTATGGTAGTAATAGGGATCATGCTTACTT
This region of Malania oleifera isolate guangnan ecotype guangnan chromosome 10, ASM2987363v1, whole genome shotgun sequence genomic DNA includes:
- the LOC131166977 gene encoding uncharacterized protein LOC131166977, translated to MASCCCADIWTWVQNLPPLTHWKTEFMSTCICPSSSSSPPSLNLLITANLQPPSLSFSILADFKTPISLWTSKPFKLTPKPSKLLSASDEETLSNLLTNLIEDVLKYSATKSKSFFLKIPKLGSIPNFKDIFNFSFLTLTLLLGIYEAPMDIRSNCLTTLKTELTSTQSREASKLLMRLLGSNLEEQWMRSINLAITNRIVELQATHHSLKTPSPLFSYAVSASGMWKVQLYCPVIAMDVENARNSADERLLFSLKYHQLEGVVQFNYRVIVRENWVDVLVNTDNIRCDVIRLVNETLLTEQGAGPAEKHFPSRISLQLTPLLQTDVLSISVSKSSENPVREIGFENTLEGSVEIEPPATHVGLKATSGETMTMTLKPWKFEQSVHGNTAMLNWFLHDCVNGKEVFSSEPSKKSLLYPKAWFKDRYSSAYRPFTRQGGVIFAKDEYGDEVWWKVDKGAVGKTMKWEIRGWVWLTYWPNKYKTFYNDTRRLEFKENLYLTLI